The following coding sequences are from one Deinococcus apachensis DSM 19763 window:
- a CDS encoding transglutaminaseTgpA domain-containing protein, whose product MAKRETAPRRPESAPSLRPTRLGLVFLGLILVTLVGCINYGLSLGYGVTFLLGGVWVATAAHATRAGRALGATLEPPAEVVAGSDAVFMVRVSSSGPACTAVVRAGPGRRAASVPVLVPAGETVTVPLPIPAPVRGLLTLARPGVAALDPLGLWEAGRPLPAPDPLTVFPAPEVNAPPPPPRPISSAGEGAGRTRGDDEFSGLRAYVPGDSPRQVSWRHAARMGTLLTRETDAPAGTALALDWAETAALPGTEARLSRLAAWVNAARRSGTPFRLTLPGVTLLVGAGEAHARAALTALARHEPLPVPSAPAKKAVPRPPLPGAPLRFTLFALAVALAPTALRQPVWLTALVAGLLGYSAARTLRRLPAPPTLLLGLTAGLGIALLNAEYGTLLGREAGTALLGLLVALKAAETRTRRDGRLLALLGVFVTLTHFFFGQGLLSAAHAALSVLLLLAALGGWTGGKGSLRAAGVLALQAAPLAALLFLLFPRPDGPLWQLPVQDRARTGLADQITAGEFGDLAQSRAVAFRADFEGSVPPPWDLYWRGPVYEGYDGLRWTQVRARVPSPSVAFSGPPLSYTLTLEPGGKPWLLALDTPTRLPPGAFLTDAFQAVTPQPATGRTRYTFESRRAQLGVRESVERLNFDLRLPVGESPRARALAASWRTHEPGERVGAALELLRKGDFRYTLSPPALPERNRVDAFLFGTRQGFCEHYASAFAFLMRAAGLPARIVGGYLGGEPNPDGGYLIVRQQDAHAWTEVWLPGQGWVRVDPTAAVAPARVNADLPTALRQPAALAAPSPRGLDRVALRLDALQNRWNTWVAGYGGDQQRALLGRLGVGSVGSPLYLALGGGLLALGLLPALFAARVRSRPADPAARLLDDLTHRLRLPRSPGETPTAYGQRAALRFPDQASAITQAVRAYHAARYAPDRDAATLRNLRAAVRRVRGR is encoded by the coding sequence GTGGCGAAGAGGGAAACGGCCCCTCGTCGGCCAGAGTCTGCCCCCTCCCTGCGGCCCACCCGGCTGGGGCTCGTCTTCCTGGGCCTGATCCTGGTGACGCTGGTGGGCTGCATCAACTACGGGCTGAGCCTGGGCTACGGGGTGACCTTCCTGCTGGGCGGCGTCTGGGTGGCGACGGCGGCGCACGCGACCCGGGCGGGGCGGGCGCTGGGGGCCACGCTGGAACCCCCGGCCGAGGTGGTGGCCGGGTCGGACGCGGTTTTTATGGTGCGGGTGTCCAGCAGCGGCCCCGCCTGCACGGCGGTGGTGCGGGCCGGGCCAGGGCGGCGGGCGGCTTCGGTCCCCGTCCTGGTTCCAGCGGGGGAGACGGTGACGGTCCCGCTCCCCATTCCGGCCCCTGTCCGCGGGCTCCTCACACTCGCCCGTCCCGGCGTGGCTGCCCTCGATCCCCTGGGGCTGTGGGAGGCAGGGCGCCCCCTCCCGGCCCCCGACCCGCTGACCGTCTTCCCGGCCCCCGAGGTGAACGCGCCTCCCCCGCCTCCCCGCCCGATTTCCAGCGCGGGGGAGGGTGCGGGGCGCACGCGCGGCGACGACGAGTTTAGCGGCCTGCGCGCGTACGTCCCCGGTGACTCTCCCCGGCAGGTCTCATGGCGGCACGCGGCCCGTATGGGAACGCTGCTCACCCGGGAGACGGACGCGCCTGCCGGAACGGCGCTCGCCCTCGACTGGGCGGAGACGGCGGCCCTGCCCGGCACTGAGGCGCGGCTCTCCCGGCTGGCGGCGTGGGTGAACGCGGCGCGGCGTTCGGGCACGCCCTTTCGCCTGACGCTGCCGGGTGTGACGCTCCTTGTCGGGGCGGGGGAGGCGCACGCGCGGGCGGCCCTGACCGCGCTGGCCCGGCATGAACCGCTGCCCGTTCCGTCCGCCCCGGCAAAGAAAGCCGTCCCACGTCCCCCCCTCCCCGGCGCCCCGCTGCGCTTCACCCTATTCGCGCTGGCGGTCGCGCTCGCCCCCACCGCGCTCAGGCAGCCCGTATGGTTGACCGCCCTGGTCGCGGGCCTGCTGGGTTACAGCGCCGCACGGACCCTGCGCCGTCTCCCCGCGCCGCCCACCCTGCTCCTCGGGTTGACGGCGGGGTTGGGGATCGCCCTGCTGAACGCCGAGTACGGCACCCTGCTGGGCCGCGAGGCGGGCACGGCGCTGCTGGGCCTGCTCGTCGCCCTTAAGGCGGCCGAGACGCGCACCCGGCGGGACGGGCGGCTGCTCGCGCTCCTGGGCGTGTTTGTGACCCTCACGCACTTCTTCTTCGGACAGGGACTACTCTCGGCGGCGCACGCAGCCCTCAGCGTGCTGCTGCTGCTCGCCGCGCTGGGGGGTTGGACGGGGGGAAAGGGGTCGTTGCGGGCGGCGGGCGTCCTCGCCCTTCAGGCTGCCCCGCTCGCCGCGCTGCTGTTCCTGCTGTTCCCCCGGCCCGACGGCCCCCTGTGGCAGCTCCCCGTGCAGGACCGCGCCCGCACCGGCCTGGCCGACCAGATCACGGCGGGCGAGTTCGGCGACCTCGCGCAGAGCCGGGCGGTCGCCTTCCGGGCCGATTTTGAGGGGTCCGTCCCCCCCCCCTGGGACCTCTACTGGCGCGGCCCCGTGTACGAGGGGTACGACGGCCTGCGCTGGACCCAGGTGCGTGCCCGCGTCCCCTCGCCCAGCGTGGCGTTCTCCGGTCCCCCCCTGAGCTACACCCTGACCCTGGAACCCGGCGGCAAGCCGTGGCTGCTTGCGCTGGACACCCCGACCCGCCTGCCGCCCGGCGCGTTCCTGACGGACGCCTTCCAGGCCGTCACCCCCCAGCCCGCCACGGGCCGCACCCGTTACACCTTCGAGAGCCGCCGCGCCCAGTTGGGGGTGCGCGAGAGCGTGGAGCGCCTGAACTTCGACCTGCGGCTGCCGGTGGGGGAGAGCCCCCGGGCGCGGGCCCTCGCTGCCTCGTGGCGCACCCATGAACCAGGCGAGCGGGTGGGGGCGGCGCTGGAGCTGCTTCGGAAAGGGGACTTCCGCTACACCCTCTCGCCCCCGGCGCTGCCCGAGCGCAACCGGGTGGACGCCTTTCTCTTCGGCACTCGGCAGGGGTTTTGCGAACACTACGCCTCGGCCTTCGCCTTTCTGATGCGCGCGGCGGGGCTGCCCGCCCGGATCGTCGGCGGTTACCTGGGCGGCGAGCCCAACCCTGACGGCGGCTACCTGATCGTGCGCCAGCAGGACGCGCACGCCTGGACGGAGGTGTGGCTGCCGGGCCAGGGCTGGGTGCGGGTGGACCCCACCGCCGCCGTCGCGCCCGCCCGGGTGAACGCTGACCTGCCCACAGCCCTGCGGCAGCCCGCTGCTCTGGCCGCCCCCTCACCCAGGGGCCTGGACCGCGTCGCCCTGCGCCTCGATGCCCTCCAGAACCGCTGGAACACCTGGGTCGCGGGGTACGGCGGCGATCAGCAGCGCGCCCTGCTGGGCCGCCTGGGCGTGGGAAGCGTCGGCAGCCCCCTCTACCTCGCGCTGGGTGGGGGGTTGCTCGCCCTGGGATTGCTGCCTGCTCTGTTCGCGGCCCGGGTGCGCTCCCGCCCCGCCGACCCGGCCGCCCGATTGCTCGACGACCTGACCCACCGCCTGCGTCTGCCCCGCAGTCCCGGTGAGACCCCCACCGCGTACGGCCAGCGGGCAGCCCTGAGGTTTCCCGACCAGGCGTCAGCAATCACGCAGGCGGTGCGGGCCTATCATGCCGCGCGATATGCGCCTGACCGTGATGCGGCAACTCTCCGGAACCTGCGGGCGGCAGTGCGCCGGGTGCGGGGGCGGTGA
- the moaA gene encoding GTP 3',8-cyclase MoaA codes for MAPGRGYGGEVLLDRLGRPLRDLRVSVTDRCNLRCTYCMPAEVFGPDYAFLPRSELLSFEEIERLAGAFVTLGVRKLRLTGGEPLLRRDLPDLVARLARLEGVEDVALTTNGLLLPRLAADLKAAGLRRVTVSLDSLDPEVFGRMNGVGVHPKRVLDGIEAALKAGLGVKVNTVVQRGVNDEGLRELWLALREQAVVRFIEFMDVGNHNGWNLESVVPSREVLARLSEDGTGGEFEPINPTYRGEVASRHVDARGHEVGLISSVTAPFCGDCSRARLSAVGVLYTCLFAGAGTDLRAPLRAGASDAELRDLISGIWQERRDRYSEERGEVTRALKVEMSHIGG; via the coding sequence ATGGCCCCCGGGCGCGGGTATGGTGGGGAGGTGCTTCTCGACCGGCTGGGCCGCCCCCTGCGTGATCTGCGCGTCAGCGTGACCGACCGCTGCAACCTGCGCTGCACGTACTGCATGCCCGCCGAGGTCTTTGGGCCTGACTACGCCTTCCTGCCCCGCTCCGAGTTGCTGAGCTTCGAGGAGATCGAGCGGCTGGCCGGGGCCTTCGTAACTTTGGGCGTGCGGAAGCTGCGATTGACGGGGGGCGAGCCGTTGCTGCGCCGTGACCTGCCCGACCTCGTCGCCCGCCTGGCAAGGCTTGAGGGGGTGGAGGACGTGGCCCTCACCACCAACGGGCTGCTGCTGCCCCGCCTGGCCGCCGACCTGAAGGCGGCGGGGCTGAGGCGCGTGACCGTCAGCCTCGACAGCCTCGACCCGGAAGTGTTCGGGCGCATGAACGGGGTAGGCGTTCATCCCAAGCGGGTGCTGGACGGCATCGAGGCGGCACTGAAGGCTGGCCTGGGCGTGAAGGTCAACACGGTCGTGCAGCGGGGCGTGAATGACGAGGGCCTGCGCGAGTTGTGGCTGGCACTGCGGGAACAGGCGGTCGTGCGCTTCATCGAGTTCATGGACGTGGGCAACCACAACGGGTGGAACCTGGAGTCGGTCGTGCCCTCGCGCGAGGTGCTGGCGCGGCTGAGTGAGGACGGGACGGGCGGGGAGTTCGAGCCGATCAACCCCACCTACCGCGGTGAGGTCGCCTCCCGCCACGTGGACGCCCGGGGCCACGAGGTGGGGCTGATCTCCTCCGTCACCGCCCCCTTCTGCGGCGACTGTTCCAGGGCGCGGCTCTCGGCGGTCGGCGTGCTGTACACCTGCCTCTTCGCGGGCGCGGGCACCGACCTGCGGGCCCCCCTGCGTGCCGGGGCCTCTGACGCTGAACTGCGGGACCTCATCTCCGGCATCTGGCAGGAGCGCCGCGACCGCTACAGCGAGGAGCGCGGCGAGGTGACGCGGGCGCTCAAGGTGGAGATGTCGCACATCGGCGGGTAG
- a CDS encoding DUF485 domain-containing protein — translation MTVSRIQPGSPPLRNVAYQRLVAERNRFTVVMTLTFLVLYFLLPILAGYNKPLMATKVFGNVTFGYVFAFLEFVVGWVMAAIYVVRARAFDRLAAEAQQ, via the coding sequence ATGACCGTTTCCCGCATCCAGCCTGGCTCGCCGCCCCTGCGCAACGTTGCGTACCAGCGTCTGGTGGCCGAGCGCAACCGCTTCACGGTCGTGATGACACTGACCTTCCTGGTGCTGTACTTCCTGCTGCCCATCCTGGCGGGGTATAACAAGCCGCTGATGGCGACCAAGGTGTTCGGGAACGTGACTTTCGGGTACGTCTTCGCCTTCCTGGAGTTCGTGGTGGGCTGGGTCATGGCCGCGATCTACGTGGTCCGGGCGCGGGCCTTCGACCGTCTGGCCGCGGAGGCGCAGCAATGA
- a CDS encoding TetR/AcrR family transcriptional regulator, whose translation MDSSSLRERQKERRRARIYSVALDLFKRGGFQATTATDIARASNVSRGTFFNYYPYKEAVLLDYGSEVMDRLRDRAEARLKEGVPPLTVLYEVWDELATESGRERDLFPPLAYEVMNPNPERARTAYQALPLSKVIELILRPLHQAGQIRSDLSLQRISNLIADTYLMVALRWSAYGTDRTLQEETRLALNLLLEGALRREGTPRTT comes from the coding sequence ATGGACTCGTCGTCGCTCCGGGAGCGCCAGAAGGAACGCCGCCGCGCGCGAATTTACAGCGTGGCCCTGGACCTGTTCAAGCGGGGCGGCTTCCAGGCGACCACCGCGACCGACATCGCCCGGGCCAGCAACGTCTCGCGCGGCACCTTTTTCAACTACTACCCCTACAAGGAGGCGGTGCTCCTCGACTACGGCAGCGAGGTGATGGACCGCCTGCGCGACAGGGCAGAAGCCCGGCTGAAGGAGGGTGTGCCCCCGCTGACCGTGCTGTACGAGGTCTGGGACGAACTCGCCACTGAGAGCGGGCGAGAGCGCGACCTCTTCCCGCCGCTCGCCTACGAGGTGATGAACCCCAACCCGGAGCGGGCCCGCACCGCCTATCAGGCCCTGCCGCTGAGCAAGGTGATCGAGCTGATCCTGCGGCCTCTGCACCAGGCGGGGCAGATTCGCAGTGACCTCAGCCTCCAGCGCATCAGCAACCTGATCGCGGATACGTACCTGATGGTCGCCTTGCGCTGGAGCGCGTATGGAACGGACCGCACGTTGCAGGAGGAGACGAGGCTCGCCCTGAACCTGCTGCTGGAGGGGGCGCTGCGGCGCGAGGGAACGCCGCGCACGACCTGA
- a CDS encoding AAA family ATPase, with product MTRAAPSTPPRSAPQAQAVGRVLEELDRVILGKPMQVRLAIACLLARGHLLIEDQPGVGKTTLAHALARTLGLSFRRVQFTSDLLPADLLGVSIWDAREGVFRYHPGPIFSEVLLADEINRATPKTQGALLEAMEERTVSEGGVTRPLPDPFFVIATQNPAAFVGTFPLPEAQLDRFLLTVTLGYPDPRAERTLLETGGRAQTVRDLPAVLDSATLLAAQREVDAIHAAPPLLDYLQQLARATRDHPALAAGLSPRALLALLALSRAWAFLAGRDMVLPEDVQAVFPALSAHRLPPRDPGVRVSDVTARILAETPIP from the coding sequence ATGACCCGCGCCGCGCCCTCCACCCCCCCCCGTTCCGCTCCCCAGGCGCAGGCGGTGGGACGTGTGCTCGAGGAGCTCGACCGGGTGATCCTGGGTAAACCCATGCAGGTGCGGCTGGCCATCGCCTGCCTGCTCGCCCGCGGGCACCTCCTGATCGAGGACCAGCCCGGCGTGGGCAAGACCACCCTGGCGCACGCCCTTGCCCGCACGCTGGGTCTCTCGTTCCGGCGGGTGCAATTCACCTCCGACCTGCTGCCCGCTGACCTGCTCGGGGTGAGCATCTGGGACGCGCGCGAGGGGGTCTTTCGCTACCACCCCGGCCCGATCTTCTCGGAAGTTCTCCTCGCCGACGAGATCAACCGCGCGACCCCCAAGACGCAGGGCGCTCTGCTGGAAGCGATGGAGGAGCGCACCGTCAGCGAGGGCGGCGTCACCCGGCCCCTCCCCGACCCCTTCTTCGTGATCGCCACCCAGAATCCGGCGGCGTTCGTGGGCACGTTCCCGCTGCCGGAGGCGCAGCTCGACCGCTTTCTCCTCACCGTGACGCTGGGCTACCCCGATCCTCGCGCCGAGCGCACCCTGCTGGAGACGGGCGGTCGGGCTCAGACGGTGCGCGACCTTCCCGCCGTGCTGGACAGCGCCACCCTGCTCGCCGCCCAGCGGGAGGTGGACGCCATCCACGCCGCGCCCCCGCTGCTGGACTACCTCCAGCAACTCGCCCGCGCCACCCGCGACCATCCGGCCCTCGCCGCCGGGCTCAGCCCCCGCGCGCTGCTCGCGCTCCTCGCCCTGAGTCGCGCCTGGGCCTTCCTGGCGGGCCGGGATATGGTGCTTCCCGAGGACGTGCAGGCCGTCTTTCCCGCCCTGAGCGCCCACCGCCTGCCCCCCCGCGACCCCGGGGTGCGGGTGAGCGACGTGACCGCGCGAATTCTGGCCGAGACCCCGATTCCATGA
- a CDS encoding VanZ family protein has translation MSRPAQPLWWLPTLAVMGAIWWLSSQPHTPGPTLVHPFDWLAHFTAYLILGFCLGRATGRPGLALVLAAWFGALDEVHQAFVPPREAGGTDWLFDLAGAWLGAFLATRRRAGKADVAVLSEAPR, from the coding sequence TTGAGCCGCCCCGCCCAACCCCTGTGGTGGCTCCCCACCCTCGCCGTCATGGGGGCGATCTGGTGGCTGAGTTCGCAGCCGCACACGCCCGGACCGACCCTGGTGCATCCGTTCGACTGGCTGGCGCACTTCACCGCCTACCTGATCCTCGGCTTCTGCCTGGGCCGCGCGACGGGGCGCCCCGGGCTGGCGCTCGTGCTCGCCGCGTGGTTCGGGGCGCTCGACGAGGTGCATCAGGCCTTCGTGCCCCCGCGCGAGGCGGGCGGGACCGACTGGCTCTTCGACCTGGCGGGGGCCTGGCTGGGCGCCTTCCTCGCCACCCGTCGCCGGGCGGGGAAGGCGGACGTCGCAGTTCTGTCAGAGGCCCCCCGCTAG
- a CDS encoding solute symporter family protein, translating into MTFVLAAVIVAITLAITFWASRRNTSASDFYVAGGRISATQNGIAIAGDYMSAASFLGITGLIALNGYDGFMYSVGWFIAYLTVLFIVAEPLRNLGKYTLADMLVYRLQDPRVRTYAAISTIVVSAFYMIAQVVGAGSLISLLSGGVLGASVAIPLVGVLMIIYVVVGGMLATTWVQIVKAVLLMFATIIMTVLILNRFGWSFSNLLGQVEARNGAEFLGAGVKYKNPVDLISLGLALVLGTAGLPHILVRFYTVPTAQDARKSVVWAMVLIGAFYVMTAFMGNAANVLVGKETITTANAAGNMAAPLLAQALFGGAGTAGGEFGLAFVSAVAFATILAVVAGLTIAASTSFTHDIYKGVIRKGQASEREEFRVARLATIGVGVIAIGLGLLAQTQNVAFLVALAFAIAASSNLPVILFTLFWRRFNATGAIWGIVGGILTCLALIAVSPNIRGIDPPEKTTGRHPVQAAPLFPYENPGIVSIPAGFAFAALGTLLGAARRREGADQDFDEMQFRAYTGAGTDGTVAAHD; encoded by the coding sequence ATGACTTTTGTCCTCGCGGCCGTCATCGTGGCGATCACGCTCGCCATCACCTTCTGGGCCAGTCGGCGCAACACCAGCGCCAGCGACTTCTACGTGGCGGGCGGGCGCATCAGCGCGACCCAGAACGGCATCGCCATCGCCGGGGATTATATGAGCGCGGCCTCCTTCCTGGGAATCACCGGGTTGATCGCGCTGAATGGCTACGACGGCTTCATGTACTCGGTCGGGTGGTTCATCGCGTACCTCACGGTGCTGTTCATCGTGGCCGAGCCGCTGCGGAACCTGGGCAAGTACACGCTCGCGGACATGCTGGTCTACCGCCTGCAGGACCCCCGCGTGCGGACCTATGCGGCGATCAGCACCATTGTGGTCAGCGCCTTTTACATGATCGCGCAGGTCGTCGGGGCCGGGTCCCTGATCAGCCTGCTCTCGGGCGGGGTGCTGGGGGCCAGCGTGGCAATTCCACTCGTCGGCGTCCTCATGATCATCTACGTGGTGGTCGGCGGGATGCTCGCCACGACCTGGGTGCAGATCGTCAAGGCCGTGCTGCTGATGTTCGCCACGATCATCATGACGGTGCTGATTCTGAACCGCTTCGGCTGGAGCTTTTCCAACCTGCTCGGCCAGGTCGAGGCGAGGAATGGGGCCGAGTTCCTGGGCGCGGGTGTGAAGTACAAGAATCCGGTGGACCTGATCTCGCTGGGTCTCGCGCTCGTGCTGGGGACCGCCGGGCTGCCGCACATCCTGGTGCGCTTCTATACCGTGCCCACCGCACAGGACGCCCGCAAGAGCGTGGTGTGGGCGATGGTCCTGATCGGCGCTTTCTACGTGATGACGGCCTTCATGGGCAACGCGGCGAATGTGCTCGTGGGCAAGGAGACGATCACGACGGCGAACGCGGCGGGCAACATGGCCGCGCCCCTGCTCGCGCAGGCCCTTTTCGGCGGGGCGGGCACCGCGGGCGGCGAGTTCGGGCTGGCCTTCGTCTCCGCGGTCGCCTTCGCCACCATCCTGGCGGTCGTCGCGGGCCTGACCATCGCGGCCAGCACCTCCTTTACCCATGACATCTACAAGGGCGTGATCCGCAAGGGCCAGGCGTCCGAGCGCGAGGAGTTCCGGGTCGCCCGTCTCGCCACTATCGGAGTCGGCGTCATCGCCATCGGGCTGGGTCTGCTGGCGCAGACGCAGAACGTGGCCTTCCTGGTGGCACTCGCCTTTGCCATCGCGGCCAGCTCCAACCTGCCGGTCATCCTCTTCACGCTGTTCTGGCGCCGGTTCAATGCGACCGGGGCGATCTGGGGCATCGTGGGTGGCATCCTGACCTGCCTGGCGCTGATCGCCGTGAGCCCCAACATCCGGGGTATCGACCCGCCCGAGAAGACCACGGGCCGTCACCCGGTGCAGGCCGCGCCCCTCTTCCCCTACGAGAATCCCGGCATCGTCTCCATCCCCGCCGGATTCGCGTTCGCGGCTCTGGGCACCCTGCTCGGCGCCGCCCGCCGCCGCGAGGGCGCGGATCAGGACTTCGACGAGATGCAGTTCCGCGCCTACACCGGGGCGGGCACGGACGGCACGGTCGCGGCGCACGACTAG
- a CDS encoding ATP cone domain-containing protein, with translation MTQPELTVGTPKHHWPFSRGLVVESLVNAGASGPVAAAVARRVEQGLRNARRSPISPAELQALMVEVAQDVAGDEVANKAARQTPAFVDILVTAKKGTLPFSRGVLARTLEDTGLSPRDAYGTASEVDVRLRQSGRREISVRDLDALTEETLAGRYGEHQRLTYRFLQRNRGKLGVVGEDGGSPTPFSKGLLVQSLLAAGVAPDVARKVARVTQRDLRGSEDRLVTRQAIREKVEALLRDEVGPDVSARYRLLRVIRRPPRPLVVLLGGVSGTGKSYLAAEVAYRLGITRVIGTDSIRQVMRAMVSPELVPGLHASTFNAWEALLPPGEPRPEKPTRAELLAGFRDQVGQVNVGVGAVVRRSVEEGTSLVLEGVHLVPGYLRASDYAGALVVPMLVTLPDEAEHRRHFETRDHETAASRPLHRYMRYFGEIRLMQEFLEDLARREGVPLLDGMTLDESADQAVDVVLRRVMAALTPEERVALLGESGESASARP, from the coding sequence TTGACCCAGCCCGAACTCACCGTCGGCACCCCCAAGCACCACTGGCCCTTCAGCCGGGGGCTGGTGGTGGAGTCGCTGGTGAACGCGGGGGCGAGCGGGCCGGTGGCGGCGGCGGTGGCGCGGCGGGTGGAGCAGGGGCTCCGCAACGCGCGGCGGTCGCCGATCAGTCCGGCCGAACTCCAGGCCCTGATGGTGGAGGTCGCGCAGGACGTGGCGGGGGATGAGGTGGCGAACAAAGCCGCCCGGCAGACCCCGGCCTTCGTGGACATCCTGGTGACGGCGAAAAAGGGCACGCTGCCCTTCAGCCGGGGCGTGCTGGCCCGCACGCTGGAGGACACCGGCCTCTCGCCGCGGGACGCTTACGGCACGGCGAGCGAGGTGGACGTACGGCTGCGGCAATCGGGGCGGCGCGAGATCAGCGTGCGCGACCTCGACGCGCTCACCGAGGAGACGCTGGCGGGGCGCTACGGGGAACACCAGCGCCTGACCTACCGCTTCCTGCAACGCAACCGCGGCAAGCTGGGCGTGGTGGGCGAGGATGGCGGGAGCCCTACCCCCTTCAGCAAGGGCCTGCTGGTGCAGTCGCTGCTGGCGGCGGGGGTGGCCCCCGACGTGGCCCGCAAGGTGGCGCGCGTGACCCAGCGCGACCTGCGCGGCAGCGAGGACCGCCTGGTGACCCGGCAGGCGATCCGCGAGAAGGTGGAGGCCCTGCTCCGCGACGAGGTGGGCCCGGACGTGAGTGCGCGCTACCGCCTGCTGCGGGTGATCCGCCGCCCGCCCCGGCCCCTGGTCGTGCTGCTGGGTGGCGTGAGCGGCACGGGCAAGAGCTACCTGGCCGCCGAGGTCGCCTACCGCCTGGGGATCACCCGGGTGATCGGCACCGACTCGATCCGGCAGGTCATGCGCGCGATGGTCTCGCCCGAACTCGTGCCGGGGCTGCACGCGAGCACCTTCAACGCCTGGGAGGCGCTGCTGCCCCCCGGCGAGCCTCGCCCGGAAAAGCCCACCCGCGCCGAACTTCTGGCGGGCTTCCGCGATCAGGTGGGGCAGGTCAACGTGGGGGTGGGGGCGGTCGTGCGCCGCTCGGTCGAGGAGGGGACCAGCCTGGTGCTGGAGGGGGTCCACCTCGTGCCCGGCTACCTGCGGGCGTCGGACTACGCGGGGGCCCTGGTCGTGCCCATGCTCGTCACCCTGCCCGACGAGGCCGAACACCGCCGCCACTTCGAGACGCGCGACCACGAGACGGCGGCCAGCCGTCCGCTGCACCGCTACATGCGCTACTTCGGGGAAATCCGCCTGATGCAGGAGTTTCTGGAGGACCTCGCGCGGCGGGAGGGGGTGCCCCTCCTCGACGGGATGACGCTGGACGAGAGTGCGGATCAGGCGGTGGACGTGGTGCTGCGCCGCGTGATGGCCGCCCTGACGCCGGAGGAGCGGGTGGCCCTGCTGGGCGAGTCGGGGGAAAGTGCCAGTGCCAGGCCATAG
- a CDS encoding VOC family protein, whose product MTVTLLDHVAIATPDLDIGAAPYLALGLTPEGPDEEVPSQGVRVRAFVVGETLIELLAPTRPDSPIATFLERRGPGLHHTAYRVADLEAEMARLGGLGARFLSEAPSAGRAGTRVAFLHPKWGEGTLIELVEHPAGHGGQGHR is encoded by the coding sequence ATGACCGTCACCCTGCTCGACCACGTCGCCATCGCCACCCCCGACCTCGATATCGGGGCTGCCCCCTACCTCGCCCTGGGCCTGACCCCCGAGGGGCCGGACGAGGAGGTCCCCTCGCAGGGGGTGCGGGTGCGCGCCTTCGTGGTGGGCGAAACCTTGATCGAACTCCTGGCCCCGACCCGGCCCGACAGCCCCATCGCCACCTTCCTGGAGCGGCGGGGGCCGGGCCTGCACCACACCGCCTACCGGGTGGCCGACCTGGAGGCCGAGATGGCGCGGCTGGGGGGGCTTGGGGCCCGTTTCCTCTCGGAGGCGCCGTCGGCGGGGCGGGCGGGCACCCGGGTCGCCTTCCTGCATCCGAAGTGGGGAGAGGGCACCCTGATCGAACTCGTGGAGCATCCGGCGGGGCACGGGGGGCAGGGCCACCGTTGA
- a CDS encoding GntR family transcriptional regulator has protein sequence MAKYPLIKTTLKDRLLGGHYPEGLPLPSEPQLAREFEVSRMTARRAIDELEREGYVYRVQGAGTFPTGKRFRQGMFRVRPFKEWARHPDHRTAVLRAMQIDATPEIALVLQLQPGDPVIFIHRLRTAGDEALVIEKRYINAALVPTLLDHNLGTESIHEVMVGMGVPLTRVEQNLEAVNLRQEEADLLRVPIGTASFLLRRTTYSGARRVSYVNYWVRGDRYAFQDSFEP, from the coding sequence ATGGCGAAGTACCCGCTCATCAAAACGACGCTGAAAGACCGCCTGCTGGGCGGGCACTACCCGGAAGGGCTGCCCCTCCCCAGTGAACCGCAACTGGCCCGCGAATTCGAGGTCTCGCGCATGACCGCCCGCCGCGCCATCGACGAGCTGGAACGTGAGGGCTACGTCTACCGGGTGCAGGGGGCAGGCACCTTTCCCACCGGCAAGCGCTTCCGGCAGGGGATGTTCCGGGTGCGGCCCTTCAAGGAGTGGGCGCGGCACCCGGATCACCGCACCGCCGTGCTGCGCGCCATGCAGATCGACGCGACGCCCGAGATCGCCCTGGTGCTTCAGCTTCAGCCCGGCGACCCGGTGATCTTTATCCACCGCCTGCGGACGGCGGGCGACGAGGCGCTGGTGATCGAGAAACGCTACATCAACGCGGCGCTCGTGCCCACCCTGCTCGACCACAACCTGGGCACCGAGAGCATCCATGAGGTGATGGTGGGCATGGGAGTGCCCCTGACGCGCGTGGAGCAGAACCTGGAGGCGGTGAACCTGCGCCAGGAGGAGGCGGACCTGCTGAGGGTGCCCATCGGCACGGCGTCCTTCCTGCTGCGGCGCACGACGTACAGCGGGGCGCGGCGGGTGTCCTACGTGAACTACTGGGTGCGCGGCGACCGCTACGCCTTCCAGGACAGCTTCGAGCCGTAG